The nucleotide sequence AGATTTAAAACTTAAGTTTTCAAAATAATAACATTAAGCCGACAGGCTAAACAGATAAAATTATGGCACAAGTAAGACCTGATGAGGTTTCAGCAATTTTAAGAGAGCAGCTGTCCAATCATAAAACAGAAGCTGAACTTGAAGAAGTGGGTACTGTACTACAGGTAGGTGATGGTGTAGCCAGAATCTACGGACTAAGAAATGCACAAGCTGGAGAACTTTTAGAATTTGAAAACGGACTAAACGCGCTTGTTTTAAATCTTGAAGAAGATAACGTTGGAGCGGTATTGCTAGGAGATTCTAGTGATGTAAATGAGGGCGATACGGTTAAAAGAACTGGTAAAATCGCTTCCATCCAAACAGGTGATGGTATGTGTGGAAGAGTCGTCGATACATTAGGCAAACCGATTGATGGAAAAGGACCAATCCAAGGTGAGCTGTTCGAAATGCCACTTGAAAGAAAAGCACCAGGAGTAATCTTCAGAGAGCCAGTAAGTGAACCTCTTCAAACAGGTATTACTGCCATAGATTCGATGATCCCTGTAGGAAGAGGTCAGCGAGAGTTGGTGATTGGTGATCGTCAGACTGGAAAAACAGCTGTCGTTATCGATACCATTATTAACCAAAAAGAATTTTACGATAAAGGAGAACCTGTATTCTGTATCTATGTTGCTATCGGTCAGAAAGCATCAACAGTAGCAGGGATCGTAGCTCAACTTGAAAAAGCAGGAGCGATGGATTATACGGTGATTGTAAATGCATCTGCTTCAGATCCTGCCCCAATGCAATTCTTCGCCCCATTTACAGGTGCAGCTATTGGGGAATATTTCAGAGATACAGGACGTCCAGCATTGGTTGTTTATGATGATTTATCTAAACAGGCAGTTTCATACAGAGAAGTCTCTCTTCTTCTAAGAAGACCTCCTGGACGTGAAGCATATCCAGGTGATGTATTCTACCTTCACTCAAGACTCTTAGAGCGTGCAGCGAAAGTTATTAATGACGATTCTATTGCAAGCCAAATGAATGACCTTCCTCCTTCATTGAAAGGAAAAGTTAAGGGGGGTGGATCATTGACTGCTCTTCCAATCATTGAAACACAAGCTGGCGATGTATCTGCATATATTCCAACTAACGTAATTTCAATTACAGATGGCCAGATCTTCTTGGAAACCAATCTATTTAACTCAGGCATTAGACCGGCGATTAACGTAGGTATTTCCGTATCTCGAGTGGGAGGTAACGCACAGATCAAATCAATGAAGAAAGTATCTGGTACATTGAAGCTTGATCAAGCTCAATTCCGTGAACTTGAAGCATTTGCCAAGTTTGGTTCCGATCTTGATGCGGCCACACAAAGAACGATTGATAGAGGCAGAAAAAATCAAGAGATTCTGAAGCAGCCACAATTCTCTCCAGTACCAGTTGAGGAACAAGTAGCTACAATTTATGCATCTACAAAAGGATTCCTTGATCCAGTACCTGTTAATCAAGCACGTGAGTTTCAAACTGAATTCATCAACGCGATGAGAACAACCGGTAAGGACGCTTTAGCAGATTTCAAAGCAGGTAAGCTAAGTGAAGAGGCGGTCTCTAAGACAGAAGAAATTGCTAAGGATATTGCATCAAGATTTAAGAAGTAAATAAGATAAGAAAATAGGATGGCCAATCTTAAAGAGGTAAAGGGTAGGATTCAGTCAGTTGTATCAACACAGCAGATCACCAAAGCTATGAAAATGGTGGCGGCTGCAAAGTTGAGAAGAGCACAAGATCGTATCATTCAAATGAGGCCATATTCTCAAAAACTTTCTGAAATTATTCAGAATGTTTCTGCCGGAGATTCTGATTCTGGAGATAATCCATATTCAGAAGAAAGGACAATCGATCGTGTATTGATTGTTGTGGTTTCCTCTGACAGAGGATTGTGTGGAGCGTTTAATAGCAGTGTATTCAAAGGGGTGAAATCGTTAGTTGCAGAGCATTACAGCGATTTAGAGGCTACTGGGAATTTGGAAATTTTGCCAATAGGTAAGAAGGCATTTGAACATTTCGCTAAGAGGAAATACAAAGTGATTGACACATATTCTAACTTGATTGAGAAGTTGAATTTTGCCGATGCAAAGGAGGCTGCAGAAATGGTAATGACCAATTTTGTTAGCAACAAATATGACAGGGTAGATATTGTTTATAATGAGTTCAAAAACGTTGCTACGCAAAATGTAAAAAAAGAACAATTTCTGCCAATCAAAGAAGTTGTGGTTGAAGAGAGTGAAGAAGTGTTTGCTCCTGTAGATTATTTATATGAGCCATCTAAAGATTTTATCTTTAATGAGCTTGTTCCGAAATCTTTAAAGATTCAGTTTTACAAAACATTGTTGGAATCAAATGCATCAGAGCATGGAGCTCGAATGACGGCAATGGATAAGGCAACAGAGAATGCAGATGAGCTTCTCAAAGAACTACGATTAACTTATAATAGAACTCGACAAGCCGCTATTACTAAGGAAATTCTTGAAATAGTAGGTGGAGCTGAAGCATTGGCTCAGGCGTAATGATCAATCGAGCATATCGTATTGCTCAAATTTTATCAATAGACATTGTAATCGGAGCAGTTATTCTGCTCCGATTTTTTTGTGTCCAGATGGATGTGAAAGTAGGTTGGCCTGTTTACATCTTACTGGGAATAACCGTATGGCTGATATATACAACAGATCATTTAAATGATGCTGAGAAAGCTAAAAAATCAGTTCGTGATAGGTATGTTTTTCATAGGAATCATCGAAAAAAGCTTCTTTTCGTAGCTATTATACTATTGATTATACTTTTTGTACTAGTATTTTTTATTCCTGTAGTCATCATGATTGGAGGGATATTCCTTGGTGGGTTTTCGTTTCTCTATCTGATTATTCAACATAAACTTTCAAACTTTTTTTTCAAGGAGTTTTATGTATCTATGGTATATACATCTGGAATATTGATGGTTCCTTTTTCTATGAGTGGGTCAATTCGGTATGAATATCTAATACTTCTATTCTTGTTGACTTTTTTAAACCTCATCATATTTAGCTGGTACGAGAAAGATGCAGATCTAAAAGATGGATTTAAGTCAATAGCAACTCAAAGTAGGAGGAGTTTCTTAGAGAGATTAATTTTCATCGTCGTAAGCTTTGGACTTGGAATATCCATATTAGATTCCAATGTGGTCGCACTTTATTTTATTTTAGGATTTTTAGTCTATGGATTGATGGTTATCTATTCTAGTTGGTTTAAGAAATCCTTTCGTTATCGTTTTGTAGGTGATGGTGTATTTTTGATGCCAATGCTATTAGAATGGCTGTAAATGACTTTAATCGTATTGCTCCCATCTATGATCAAATTGCACATTTGGTTTTTGGCGACAGATTACTAAAAGCTCAAACTCATTTCTTAGATCAAATTAAGCCGGATGATAAAGTATTAATTCTGGGTGGAGGTACGGGGGCGTTATTGGAATATTTGCCAATTTGTAAGCAAATTCATTATGTAGAAAAGTCAGATAAAATGATCCAGCGAGCTCGAAAAAGAAATAGTAAGAGCGAAGTGCAATTCATCAATCAAGATTTTTTAGCTTTCAAATCGCCAAATCAATATGATGTAATACTATGTCCATTTTTTCTTGATTGTTTTGCTGAAAGAAAACTAGAAACGGTCCTTCATAAAGTATCAGCAATGATTGCTAAGGATGGCTGGATGATGATTGCGGATTTCGATGTTCAATCTACCTCGATTTTTTTAAGTCAAATGATGCATCTCTTTTTCAGACTTTTTGCGTCACTTGGTTCAAGTAAACTTCTAGACATTCGGAAGCATATTGTGCGGAAGGGGTTCGATGAATCCTCACTCCAAAAATTCAAAAATGGAATTTTCAGCACTATTTACAAAGTGGAACAGTAAAAGAAACGATCGTTCCTTTTTGAATTTTTATATCCAAAGAACCGCCATTCTTTTCTACGAAATCCTTGCACATCAAGAGACCTATGCCTGAACCTTTTTCTTGTTCTGTGCCATTTCTTGTAAACCCTTCACCTTTGTTCAAGATTTGGACAATCATTTGATTGGTCATCCCTATTCCGCTATCTTCAATGGAGATATTTGAGAGATTATTTATGCTTCTGGCAGCTATCTTAACCTGCCCATGTTTTGGTGTGAATTTGATCGAATTATGCAGAAGATTTCTAATCACAAATTCTAGCATATCCTTATCAGCCATTAAAATGGTATCATCAACTTCATGTTCGATCTTCAGCTTTATTTTCTTTTGCTCCAATAGGAGTGAGAAAAGCTTGACTGACTTATCAACAACTTTTCTTAGATCAATTTCTATTGGATTAAAAGTAAGATTGTCTTGTTGAAGTCTGGACCAAAGTAGAAGATTATCCATTAATAGCGTAAGATTCTGAAGAGAAAATCGGGTTTTGTCGCTGAGGTCTGATAGTTCTTCCTGCGAGAGTTTGTTGTAGTGATTGATAAAAAGGTTGAGGTATGAATCTACAGTTGTCAAAGGGCTCTTCAGCTCATGCGATATGATGGAAAAAAGTCTTGATTTTACCTCATTTAGTTCGCGTAAGTCACTCGCAGAAATTTTAAGCTGTGTCAGGGTTTCCTCAAGTTCTTTAGTTCTTTCTGTCACCTGTTGCTCCAATTCATTCCGTTGCAGTTCGATCAGTCTTTTTTTCTCTATCTCCTTTTCACGGGCGAGTTTTTCTTTTTCAATTTTTTCACTGGCGAGCATTTTCCGAGTACGGTTGAGTCTGTCAGAAAGACCAAGAGAAAATAAGACTACCTGCGCAACTGCGCCAATCTGAATGACATAGCGAGTAAGAAAATTATCCGGCAAATAATTCAACTCCCTGAAGATGAAAAGAATCCCACCAATATTAAATAGCGCAAACGCTACCAGAAACCATAGTGCAGGTTTGTAACCACGCAAATAAACGATTATGCTTGTCAACGTGATAGCAGTCATGGTCATGGTTCCAAGAAAACCAATAACATAGTTTGTCTCAATGAGCCAATCCCTAATTTGCAACCAGCTCATTAGCCACATACCAATCGGGACCAGATAGGAAATTAAAATCATTCGAAAGAACAGATTCCACTTGGGTACATATTGATCTGTATGAAGATATGTCTGTGTAAAAAGAATTCTACAAATGTTGGTAAAAGGTATTATCAAAGCAAAGAAATAGGCATTCCAATGTGGATTCGAGGGCCAAAAATGCTCAAAAGTAAATCCATAGTAGAACCCCATATACAGCCCAAAACCTACAATAGAGAGCACATACCAAAGGTAACTTTGGTCTTTCACAGCGAAGTAAATCATCAGGTTATAAAGTGCCATTACGATCAGAATGCCAAAGAAGAGCCCATGAGCAAGAAGTCTCTGACGTTCTTCAAGACGCCATTCCTGTGATGTATATTCGATCGTAGTTGTTTGATCCAGCTCAAACAATGGATGTGCTCCCCGCATCTTTAATAGCAAAGTATTCTGATCTGGCTTTTCGATTATATTTCTGAAGGAGTAGTAGCTTTTTGAATGGCCAGACAGCATGGTTCCTGTCACTTGTTTTTCTTCTTCACTATATGCCACGACATGGCTCCAACCCGGCAACTCAATGTACGCCGAAGAAGAGGATAAAACTATCTCTGACCAATACCATTGATCATTTGATATCAATGAAGAATCTGCTGGTTTTTGCAAGAGGCTATCAAGAAATAACCCTTGAGCATACATGTCTAGCCCAATAACAAGTAAACCCCCCCAAAGTATAAATCGTCGCATCAAATGAAATTATTGATTGCAATATAAACCTGACTGATTTAGTTGTGAATTGCATTTACATTTGAAGAATGTCAGATGGTAAAACCAAAGTGCTTGTAGCTGAAGATGATTTTGTAGTTGCGAAAAATCTCAGCATTACGCTAGAGGAAAGAGGCTATCATATCCTGGGTATAAACGAATCAGGAGAAGAACTACTTCAATCTTTGAGTCAAAATCAACCTGATATCATTATTATGGATATCAATTTGGCTGGTTTGATGGACGGTGTTGAAGTCACAGCCTTGATAAAGAATAAGACGAATATTCCGGTTTTGTATTTAACCTCGGATAGAGATCAAACAACGCTCGAACGGGCTAAATTGACAAACCCTGATGGCTATCTTATCAAACCCTTTGACGCTGATGAGTTGGTATCCGCTATTGAAATTGCCTTGCATAGGCATCATCTTTCTTCAGGTAATCAAAAGGAGGGCACAGTCGTCAGTGACTCTCACCTGTTTGTCAAAGTGAGAAATCGCCTCGAAAAAGTGATGTTTGAAGATGTAAGGTATCTGGAGGCGAATGACATTTATTCCATACTTGTCACTCATCAAAACAATTTCATACTTAGCTATTCGCTTAAAACTCTGGAAGAGAAGTTACCTAGTCGTCAATTTATGAGAGTGCACAGGTCTTACATTGTAAATGTGGAGCATATCAATGCGATAGAAGATAATTATATTCTGATTTCAGATAAGAACATTCCCATCGGGAAAACCTATCGGGAGGATTTAATGAGGCGATTATCAATAATT is from Marinobacter alexandrii and encodes:
- the atpG gene encoding ATP synthase F1 subunit gamma, whose product is MANLKEVKGRIQSVVSTQQITKAMKMVAAAKLRRAQDRIIQMRPYSQKLSEIIQNVSAGDSDSGDNPYSEERTIDRVLIVVVSSDRGLCGAFNSSVFKGVKSLVAEHYSDLEATGNLEILPIGKKAFEHFAKRKYKVIDTYSNLIEKLNFADAKEAAEMVMTNFVSNKYDRVDIVYNEFKNVATQNVKKEQFLPIKEVVVEESEEVFAPVDYLYEPSKDFIFNELVPKSLKIQFYKTLLESNASEHGARMTAMDKATENADELLKELRLTYNRTRQAAITKEILEIVGGAEALAQA
- the atpA gene encoding F0F1 ATP synthase subunit alpha translates to MAQVRPDEVSAILREQLSNHKTEAELEEVGTVLQVGDGVARIYGLRNAQAGELLEFENGLNALVLNLEEDNVGAVLLGDSSDVNEGDTVKRTGKIASIQTGDGMCGRVVDTLGKPIDGKGPIQGELFEMPLERKAPGVIFREPVSEPLQTGITAIDSMIPVGRGQRELVIGDRQTGKTAVVIDTIINQKEFYDKGEPVFCIYVAIGQKASTVAGIVAQLEKAGAMDYTVIVNASASDPAPMQFFAPFTGAAIGEYFRDTGRPALVVYDDLSKQAVSYREVSLLLRRPPGREAYPGDVFYLHSRLLERAAKVINDDSIASQMNDLPPSLKGKVKGGGSLTALPIIETQAGDVSAYIPTNVISITDGQIFLETNLFNSGIRPAINVGISVSRVGGNAQIKSMKKVSGTLKLDQAQFRELEAFAKFGSDLDAATQRTIDRGRKNQEILKQPQFSPVPVEEQVATIYASTKGFLDPVPVNQAREFQTEFINAMRTTGKDALADFKAGKLSEEAVSKTEEIAKDIASRFKK
- a CDS encoding sensor histidine kinase — protein: MRRFILWGGLLVIGLDMYAQGLFLDSLLQKPADSSLISNDQWYWSEIVLSSSSAYIELPGWSHVVAYSEEEKQVTGTMLSGHSKSYYSFRNIIEKPDQNTLLLKMRGAHPLFELDQTTTIEYTSQEWRLEERQRLLAHGLFFGILIVMALYNLMIYFAVKDQSYLWYVLSIVGFGLYMGFYYGFTFEHFWPSNPHWNAYFFALIIPFTNICRILFTQTYLHTDQYVPKWNLFFRMILISYLVPIGMWLMSWLQIRDWLIETNYVIGFLGTMTMTAITLTSIIVYLRGYKPALWFLVAFALFNIGGILFIFRELNYLPDNFLTRYVIQIGAVAQVVLFSLGLSDRLNRTRKMLASEKIEKEKLAREKEIEKKRLIELQRNELEQQVTERTKELEETLTQLKISASDLRELNEVKSRLFSIISHELKSPLTTVDSYLNLFINHYNKLSQEELSDLSDKTRFSLQNLTLLMDNLLLWSRLQQDNLTFNPIEIDLRKVVDKSVKLFSLLLEQKKIKLKIEHEVDDTILMADKDMLEFVIRNLLHNSIKFTPKHGQVKIAARSINNLSNISIEDSGIGMTNQMIVQILNKGEGFTRNGTEQEKGSGIGLLMCKDFVEKNGGSLDIKIQKGTIVSFTVPLCK
- a CDS encoding response regulator encodes the protein MSDGKTKVLVAEDDFVVAKNLSITLEERGYHILGINESGEELLQSLSQNQPDIIIMDINLAGLMDGVEVTALIKNKTNIPVLYLTSDRDQTTLERAKLTNPDGYLIKPFDADELVSAIEIALHRHHLSSGNQKEGTVVSDSHLFVKVRNRLEKVMFEDVRYLEANDIYSILVTHQNNFILSYSLKTLEEKLPSRQFMRVHRSYIVNVEHINAIEDNYILISDKNIPIGKTYREDLMRRLSII
- a CDS encoding class I SAM-dependent methyltransferase, which produces MAVNDFNRIAPIYDQIAHLVFGDRLLKAQTHFLDQIKPDDKVLILGGGTGALLEYLPICKQIHYVEKSDKMIQRARKRNSKSEVQFINQDFLAFKSPNQYDVILCPFFLDCFAERKLETVLHKVSAMIAKDGWMMIADFDVQSTSIFLSQMMHLFFRLFASLGSSKLLDIRKHIVRKGFDESSLQKFKNGIFSTIYKVEQ